A DNA window from Eikenella exigua contains the following coding sequences:
- the nrdB gene encoding class Ia ribonucleoside-diphosphate reductase subunit beta: protein MSYSTFSKNKNDALKEPMFFGQPVNVARYDQQKYEVFEKLIEKQLSFFWRPEEIDVSRDRIDYANLPDHEKHIFISNLKYQTLLDSIQGRSPNVALLPLVSIPELETWIETWSFSETIHSRSYTHIIRNIVNDPSIVFDDIVQNEYIIARAEDIACYYDDLIEYTQYYNLLGEGEHRVNGKTIVVSLRDLKKKLYLCLMCVNVLEAIRFYVSFACSFAFAERELMEGNAKIIKLIARDEALHLTSTQHMLNLMRSGTDDPEMAEIAAELENDCFELFKKAAEQEKEWAEYLFKDGSMIGLNKDILCQYVEYITNHRMMAVGLNAAFPAATQNPIPWINAWLSSDNVQVAPQEVEISSYLIGQIDAEVSADDLGDFEL from the coding sequence ATGTCATACAGCACCTTTTCCAAAAACAAAAACGACGCGCTCAAAGAGCCGATGTTTTTCGGCCAGCCCGTAAACGTAGCCCGCTACGACCAGCAGAAATACGAAGTATTTGAAAAACTGATTGAAAAACAGCTTTCTTTCTTCTGGCGGCCGGAAGAGATTGACGTATCGCGCGACCGCATCGACTACGCCAACCTGCCCGACCACGAAAAACACATCTTCATTAGCAATCTGAAATACCAAACCCTGCTCGATTCCATCCAAGGCCGCAGCCCCAACGTAGCCCTGCTGCCCTTGGTGTCTATTCCCGAGCTCGAAACCTGGATTGAAACCTGGAGCTTCAGCGAAACCATCCATTCGCGCAGCTACACCCACATCATCCGCAACATTGTCAACGATCCCTCCATCGTGTTCGACGATATCGTGCAAAACGAATACATCATCGCCCGCGCCGAAGATATCGCCTGCTACTACGACGACCTCATCGAATACACTCAGTATTACAACCTGCTGGGTGAAGGCGAGCACCGCGTGAACGGCAAAACCATCGTGGTGAGCCTGCGCGACTTGAAGAAAAAACTCTACCTCTGCCTAATGTGCGTCAACGTGCTCGAAGCCATCCGCTTCTACGTTTCCTTCGCCTGTTCCTTCGCCTTTGCCGAGCGCGAGCTGATGGAAGGCAACGCCAAAATCATCAAACTGATCGCCCGCGACGAAGCCCTGCACCTCACCAGCACCCAGCACATGCTCAATCTGATGCGCAGCGGCACCGACGACCCCGAAATGGCCGAAATCGCTGCCGAGCTGGAAAACGACTGCTTCGAGCTCTTCAAAAAAGCCGCCGAGCAAGAAAAAGAGTGGGCGGAATACCTCTTCAAAGACGGCAGCATGATCGGCCTGAACAAAGACATCCTGTGCCAATATGTGGAATACATCACCAACCACCGCATGATGGCCGTCGGTCTGAACGCCGCCTTCCCCGCCGCCACGCAAAACCCCATCCCCTGGATCAATGCTTGGCTTTCTTCCGACAACGTTCAGGTAGCCCCGCAGGAAGTGGAAATCTCCTCCTACCTGATCGGCCAAATCGACGCCGAAGTGAGCGCCGACGACCTGGGCGACTTTGAACTGTAA
- a CDS encoding phosphoribosylaminoimidazolesuccinocarboxamide synthase, which yields MTTIPLKKIYSGKVRDLYEIDSRSMLIVASDRLSAFDVILNEPIPGKGEILTQISNFWFGKLSHIMPNHFTGQTVYDVLPHDVAAALEKRTVVAKRLEPLKIEAIVRGYLAGSGWKEYRQTGAVCGIRLPENLREAEQLPEIIFTPSTKAAVGNHDINIGFDECASIIGRERAEEVRRKAIALYSEAAEYARTRGIIICDTKFEFGLDENGTLTLMDEVLTPDSSRFWPADQYQAGSNPPSFDKQFIRDWLEQSGWNKQPPAPTVPAEVIEKTLAKYREALELLTK from the coding sequence ATGACCACCATTCCGCTGAAAAAAATCTATTCCGGCAAAGTGCGCGATTTGTATGAAATCGACAGCCGCAGCATGCTCATCGTTGCCTCCGACCGCCTCTCCGCCTTCGATGTGATCTTGAACGAACCCATTCCCGGCAAAGGCGAAATCCTCACTCAGATTTCCAATTTCTGGTTTGGCAAGCTCTCGCACATCATGCCTAACCACTTCACCGGCCAAACCGTATACGACGTATTGCCGCACGACGTGGCCGCCGCGCTGGAAAAACGCACCGTGGTAGCCAAACGGCTCGAACCTTTGAAAATCGAAGCCATCGTGCGCGGTTATTTGGCTGGCAGCGGCTGGAAAGAGTACCGCCAAACCGGCGCCGTATGCGGCATCAGGCTACCTGAAAACCTGCGCGAAGCCGAGCAGCTGCCCGAAATCATCTTCACCCCGTCCACTAAAGCCGCAGTGGGCAATCACGATATCAATATCGGCTTTGACGAGTGCGCCAGCATCATCGGCCGGGAGCGGGCTGAAGAAGTGCGCCGCAAAGCCATCGCCCTTTATAGCGAAGCCGCAGAATACGCCCGCACACGCGGCATCATTATCTGCGACACCAAATTCGAATTCGGCCTGGACGAAAACGGCACACTCACCCTGATGGATGAAGTGCTCACCCCCGATTCCAGCCGCTTCTGGCCTGCCGACCAATACCAAGCAGGCAGCAACCCGCCTTCATTCGACAAACAATTCATCCGCGACTGGCTCGAACAAAGCGGCTGGAACAAACAACCTCCTGCTCCCACCGTGCCCGCCGAGGTTATCGAAAAGACCTTGGCCAAATACCGCGAGGCTTTGGAATTGCTCACTAAGTAA
- a CDS encoding cytochrome b, translating into MKDTPQYYGTLSRFFHWLMTAMFAFMLCTAVMWNINEKYYSLISYHKSVGFLLLVLVALRLVWALANWRNRPHGSLAVKLGHAALYVLMAAVPIVAMIRQYGSARGDLEVFGITVMHKIEQPIEWMTQLGNAAHGKLAYLLFVLAFGHIAMAVLHQLRGEKIINRMAGK; encoded by the coding sequence ATGAAAGACACACCACAATACTACGGCACCCTCAGCCGTTTCTTCCATTGGCTGATGACGGCCATGTTTGCCTTTATGCTGTGCACGGCGGTCATGTGGAATATTAACGAAAAATACTACAGCTTGATAAGCTACCACAAATCGGTGGGCTTCCTTCTGCTGGTTTTGGTGGCCTTGCGCCTGGTTTGGGCGCTGGCAAATTGGCGCAACCGCCCGCACGGCAGCTTGGCGGTGAAGCTGGGGCATGCCGCGCTGTATGTGTTGATGGCGGCTGTGCCGATTGTGGCGATGATTCGCCAATACGGCTCTGCGCGCGGCGATTTGGAAGTGTTCGGCATCACGGTGATGCATAAAATCGAGCAGCCTATCGAGTGGATGACGCAACTGGGTAACGCGGCGCATGGCAAACTGGCGTATTTGCTGTTTGTACTGGCTTTCGGGCACATCGCCATGGCGGTGCTGCACCAGCTGCGTGGCGAGAAGATTATCAACCGGATGGCCGGTAAATAA
- a CDS encoding FKBP-type peptidyl-prolyl cis-trans isomerase, whose translation MSNLIIEDIETGSGKAAEKGKRISVHYSGYLTDGSKFDSSLDRGQPLTIILGVGQVIRGWDEGFGGMREGGKRKLTIPPEMGYGAGGAGGVIPPNATLIFEVELLKVHD comes from the coding sequence ATGAGCAATCTGATTATTGAAGACATCGAAACCGGCAGCGGCAAAGCCGCTGAAAAAGGCAAGCGGATTTCCGTACACTACAGCGGCTACCTCACCGACGGCAGCAAATTCGACTCCAGCCTCGACCGCGGCCAACCGCTCACCATCATCCTGGGCGTGGGCCAGGTCATCCGTGGCTGGGACGAAGGCTTCGGCGGCATGCGCGAAGGCGGCAAACGCAAGCTCACCATCCCGCCGGAAATGGGCTACGGCGCCGGCGGCGCCGGCGGTGTGATTCCACCGAATGCTACTTTGATTTTTGAAGTGGAACTGCTGAAGGTGCACGATTAA
- a CDS encoding RnfABCDGE type electron transport complex subunit B codes for MPTASQIEALLPQTQCRQCGYDGCAPYAQAIAQGQAPINLCPPGGDIVLHELAELLHTPPLPLAQPEKAAVKALAYIDEAACIGCTACIKACPVDAILGASKLMHTVLTDECTGCGLCLPPCPVDCIEMQPVADAVLPRAGSQARPEQARRAAAAHAKQRFQHHKQRQQRASTERQAHLAQTPPPAQPAATPTKPNNPAAPAFNPADLIARAMAGAQARQNQRTVPSNHDSFRQQQIAAAQQQAAHRRALKHIRYGNEAEQAAAKDYLRQLKAEEEAQSQN; via the coding sequence ATGCCCACCGCCAGCCAAATCGAAGCCCTCCTGCCGCAAACCCAATGCCGCCAATGCGGCTACGACGGCTGCGCCCCCTATGCCCAAGCCATCGCCCAAGGCCAAGCCCCCATCAACCTCTGCCCGCCCGGCGGCGACATCGTGCTGCACGAACTCGCCGAGCTGCTGCACACCCCGCCGCTGCCCCTGGCCCAGCCCGAAAAAGCCGCCGTAAAAGCCCTGGCCTATATCGATGAAGCCGCTTGCATCGGCTGCACCGCCTGCATCAAAGCCTGCCCCGTCGATGCCATCCTCGGTGCCTCCAAACTCATGCACACCGTGCTGACCGACGAATGCACCGGCTGCGGCCTCTGCCTGCCGCCCTGCCCTGTGGACTGCATCGAGATGCAGCCCGTGGCCGATGCCGTATTGCCCCGTGCTGGCTCCCAAGCACGGCCCGAGCAAGCCCGCCGCGCCGCCGCCGCACACGCCAAACAACGCTTCCAACACCACAAGCAGCGCCAACAGCGTGCCTCTACCGAACGCCAAGCCCACCTTGCCCAAACTCCCCCGCCTGCCCAGCCGGCAGCAACCCCTACCAAACCAAATAATCCCGCCGCACCCGCTTTCAACCCGGCCGACCTCATCGCCCGTGCCATGGCCGGTGCCCAAGCCCGGCAAAACCAGCGCACCGTGCCCAGCAACCACGACAGCTTCCGCCAACAACAAATCGCCGCCGCCCAACAACAAGCCGCCCACCGCCGCGCCCTGAAACACATCCGCTACGGCAACGAAGCCGAACAAGCCGCCGCCAAAGACTACCTCCGCCAACTTAAAGCCGAAGAAGAAGCCCAATCTCAAAACTGA
- a CDS encoding cyanate hydratase — MPTRKQTALQVVAKLKQGKTARLKEWRAVSARQQFANEYTVAARLGEPAFTEEQAEMVVALFGK, encoded by the coding sequence ATGCCTACCCGCAAACAAACCGCTCTGCAAGTTGTCGCCAAACTCAAACAGGGCAAAACCGCCCGCCTGAAAGAATGGCGGGCGGTATCCGCCCGGCAGCAGTTTGCCAACGAATACACCGTAGCCGCTCGCCTCGGCGAACCCGCGTTTACCGAGGAACAGGCCGAGATGGTGGTGGCGTTGTTTGGCAAATAA